In one window of Camelina sativa cultivar DH55 chromosome 15, Cs, whole genome shotgun sequence DNA:
- the LOC104747921 gene encoding uncharacterized protein LOC104747921, whose protein sequence is MRSSTKLIFLASTIALILVTESRRTIPSKEQIYELEKLLNHVNKPAVKSFHTKHGYILDCIDIQKQLAFDHPLLKNHSIQLKPTSIPRWTRDNNTSQKSSSLPFRQEDDRRCPLGTVIIKRTTLEDLREIHLLKPLGFKYPKDKNLLDMTGRHFAIAEYYKENHGAMGNINIWDPPVKPDQFSLASISIENGLRDSLQSISAGWMVSPKLNQNHSGLFAYWTADGDNKTGCYNTVCPGFVQVSSKFALGTLAKPVSTYDGEQYILQVIIFQDHITGNWWFLLKGNPIGYWPRSLFNGEGIANGASRVFWGGEVFSAVRQRISPIMGSGHFPQEGYRKAAFVNGLKVIDHVSEKNTSPPATNRAIFANSPRASDLILFANSPTCYKVETKSGVGEYWSTAIYFGGPGGCTVS, encoded by the exons ATGAGGTCCTCCACTAAGCTTATCTTCTTGGCTTCAACAATAGCTCTCATTTTGGTTACTGAGAGCCGAAGAACAATACCATCAAAAGAGCAGATATATGAGCTAGAGAAACTACTCAACCATGTAAACAAACCTGCAGTCAAAAGTTTCCAC ACGAAACATGGTTATATATTGGATTGCATAGACATTCAAAAGCAGCTAGCCTTTGATCATCCTTTGCTTAAAAACCATTCTATTCAG TTGAAGCCTACATCTATACCTAGATGGACAAGAGATAACAACACTTCTCAAAAGTCAAGTTCCCTGCCTTTTCGACAAGAAGACGACAGACGTTGCCCACTTGGGACAGTGATTATTAAAAGAACTACACTTGAAGATCTTAGAGAAATACATCTTTTGAAACCCTTAGGATTCAAGTatccaaaagacaaaaacttgCTCGATATGACCGGTCGTCAT TTTGCGATAGCTGAGTATTATAAAGAAAATCATGGAGCAATGGGAAACATTAATATATGGGATCCGCCTGTCAAACCTGATCAATTTAGTCTTGCAAGTATATCTATCGAGAACGGCCTTAGAGACAGCTTACAAAGCATTTCAGCTGGATGGATG GTGTCCCCAAAACTGAACCAGAATCATAGTGGCTTGTTTGCATACTGGACC GCAGATGGGGATAACAAGACAGGTTGCTACAATACAGTATGCCCTGGGTTTGTACAAGTGAGTAGCAAATTTGCACTTGGAACTCTTGCCAAACCGGTTTCCACTTATGATGGTGAACAATATATCCTACAAGTCATCATTTTTCAG GATCATATTACAGGAAATTGGTGGTTTTTGCTAAAGGGAAACCCAATTGGGTATTGGCCAAGATCATTGTTCAATGGTGAAGGTATAGCTAATGGAGCAAGTCGAGTATTTTGGGGAGGAGAAGTTTTCAGTGCAGTGAGACAAAGAATAAGCCCAATCATGGGAAGTGGACATTTTCCACAAGAGGGTTACAGAAAAGCAGCTTTTGTGAATGGTCTTAAAGTGATTGATCATGTTTCAGAAAAGAATACGAGTCCACCCGCGACAAATAGAGCAATATTCGCAAACAGTCCACGAGCTTCAGATTTAATATTATTCGCCAACAGTCCAACTTGTTATAAAGTCGAAACAAAATCAGGGGTTGGTGAATATTGGTCTACTGCTATCTACTTTGGAGGGCCAGGTGGATGCACTGTTAGCTAA
- the LOC104748948 gene encoding TMV resistance protein N-like — MQHRIRVKVIIRWSEKKKDWSLKKKKNSMPKMKHDVFISFRSKDTRDNFVSHLSGCLRRKRIKTFLYDELPNEERYEGSLKAIEVSRISVIVFSENFGDSKWCLDEVVTILKCKERFGQIVIPVLYHVDPLDIENQTGSFGDAFGKRRDKPEQLQEWKDGFEEAINLPGWSTAHLRNEEMLVNQIARDIENKLLRASRAKVIIEWSLVIANLILEIASSVVDQISSPHKPLYALAAMSMSLLSCILCLVDLLHKGRVERVLWKWTWPIPWFYYPTQRSHRFGSFPEMVGLLCALCQTTTTAVSYSFITHGDDSPIKFSIWPVMFALGLLCSLLIKRS; from the exons atgcaaCACCGAATTAGAGTGAA AGTGATTATAAGATggtcagagaagaagaaagattggtctcttaagaaaaaaaagaactcgaTGCCTAAAATGAAACACGATGTGTTCATAAGTTTCAGGAGCAAAGACACTCGTGACAACTTCGTAAGCCATCTCAGTGGTTGTCTACGTAGGAAACGTATCAAAACCTTCTTATACGACGAACTACCAAACGAAGAGAGATATGAAGGGTCGTTAAAAGCAATCGAGGTATCGAGAATTTCAGTGATTGTGTTCTCGGAAAACTTTGGGGATTCGAAATGGTGCTTAGATGAAGTTGTAACCATCTTGAAGTGTAAAGAGAGGTTTGGTCAGATTGTGATACCTGTTCTTTACCATGTTGATCCTCTAGACATTGAAAATCAGACAGGAAGCTTTGGAGATGCCTTCGGTAAGCGACGAGATAAACCCGAACAGCTACAAGAATGGAAAGATGGTTTTGAAGAAGCTATTAACCTCCCTGGATGGAGCACCGCACACTTGAG AAATGAGGAGATGTTGGTGAATCAAATAGCTCGGGACATCGAGAACAAATTACTAAGAGCCTCAAGAGCgaag GTTATAATTGAGTGGTCTCTGGTCATCGCCAACCTCATACTGGAAATAGCTTCCTCTGTTGTCGACCAAATCTCTTCTCCACATAAACCTTTATATGCGTTGGCTGCTATGTCAATGTCATTGTTATCTTGTATACTTTGTCTCGTAGATTTATTACACAAAGGACGAGTTGAGAGAGTTCTTTGGAAGTGGACTTGGCCTATTCCTTGGTTTTACTATCCAACTCAAAGATCACACAGATTTGGTAGCTTCCCGGAGATGGTTGGATTACTTTGTGCCTTGTGCCAAACCACTACCACTGCCGTTAGCTATTCATTCATCACACATGGAGATGATTCTCCCATCAAATTTTCTATCTGGCCAGTCATGTTTGCGTTAGGTTTACTTTGCTCTTTGTTGATTAAAAGATCTTAG
- the LOC104747922 gene encoding 26S proteasome regulatory subunit 4 homolog B isoform X2 yields the protein MGQGPSGGLNRQGDRKPDGGDKKEKKFEPAAPPARVGRKQRRQKGPEAAARLPTVTPSTKCKLRLLKLERIKDYLLMEEEFVANQERLKPQEEKAEEDRSKVDDLRGTPMSVGNLEELIDENHAIVSSSVGPEYYVGILSFVDKDQLEPGCSILMHNKVLSVVGILQDEVDPMVSVMKVEKAPLESYADIGGLEAQIQEIKEAVELPLTHPELYEDIGIKPPKGVILYGEPGTGKTLLAKAVANSTSATFLRVVGSELIQKYLGDGPKLVRELFRVADDLSPSIVFIDEIDAVGTKRYDANSGGEREIQRTMLELLNQLDGFDSRGDVKVILATNRIESLDPALLRPGRIDRKIEFPLPDIKTRRRIFQIHTSKMTLAEDVNLEEFVMTKDEFSGADIKAICTEAGLLALRERRMKVTHVDFKKAKEKVMFKKKEGVPEGLYM from the exons ATGGGTCAAGGACCGTCTGGCGGATTGAATCGACAAGGGGATCGGAAACCAGATGGTGGtgacaaaaaagagaagaagttcgAGCCAGCCGCACCACCTGCTCGTGTAGGGAGGAAGCAACGGAGGCAGAAAGGACCTGAAGCGGCGGCGAGGTTGCCGACGGTGACTCCTTCTACCAAATGTAAGCTTAGATTGCTTAAACTCGAGAGAATCAAGGATTATCTTCTAATGGAGGAAGAGTTTGTGGCGAATCAGGAGAGGTTGAAACCTCAGGAGGAGAAAGCTGAGGAAGATAGATCTAAAGTTGATGATCTTCGTGGTACACCTATGAGTGTTGGCAATCTCGAAGAGCTTATTGATGAGAATCATgccattgtttcttcttctgttggtCCTGAGTATTACGTTGGGATTTTGTCTTTCGTTGATAAGGATCAGCTTGAACCTGGCTGCTCCATTTTGATGCATAACAAG GTACTCTCTGTTGTTGGCATTCTTCAAGATGAAGTGGATCCAATGGTGTCTGTGATGAAAGTGGAGAAAGCTCCTCTGGAATCATATGCTGACATTGGAGGTTTAGAAGCTCAGATTCAGGAGATTAAGGAAGCTGTTGAGCTACCTTTGACACATCCTGAGTTGTATGAAGATATTGGAATTAAACCACCAAAGGGTGTGATCTTGTATGGTGAACCAGGCACTGGGAAGACATTGCTTGCTAAG GCAGTGGCGAATTCTACATCAGCTACTTTCTTGCGTGTTGTCGGTAGTGAACTGATTCAGAAGTATTTGGGAGATGGTCCCAAGCTTGTGAGGGAGCTTTTCAGGGTTGCCGATGACCTTTCACCTTCTATTGTTTTCATAGACGAGATTGATGCCGTTGGGACTAAGCG GTATGATGCAAACTCAGGTGGTGAACGTGAAATCCAAAGAACCATGTTGGAACTACTGAACCAGCTTGATGGGTTTGATTCAAGAGGAGATGTTAAGGTTATTCTCGCGACAAACAGAATCGAAAGTCTTGACCCAGCACTTCTTAGACCAGGCCGGATCGACAGGAAAATCGAGTTCCCTCTTCCAGATATCAAAACAAGGAGACGTATCTTCCAG ATACACACATCAAAGATGACTTTAGCTGAAGATGTGAACTTAGAAGAATTTGTAATGACGAAAGACGAGTTCTCAGGAGCTGATATTAAGGCGATATGCACAGAAGCTGGTCTGCTTGCTCTTAGAGAGCGCCGAATGAAA GTGACGCATGTGGACTTCAAGAAGGCGAAGGAGAAGGTAATgttcaagaagaaagaaggtGTTCCTGAAGGTCTTTACATGTGA
- the LOC104747922 gene encoding 26S proteasome regulatory subunit 4 homolog B isoform X1, whose protein sequence is MGQGPSGGLNRQGDRKPDGGDKKEKKFEPAAPPARVGRKQRRQKGPEAAARLPTVTPSTKCKLRLLKLERIKDYLLMEEEFVANQERLKPQEEKAEEDRSKVDDLRGTPMSVGNLEELIDENHAIVSSSVGPEYYVGILSFVDKDQLEPGCSILMHNKVLSVVGILQDEVDPMVSVMKVEKAPLESYADIGGLEAQIQEIKEAVELPLTHPELYEDIGIKPPKGVILYGEPGTGKTLLAKAVANSTSATFLRVVGSELIQKYLGDGPKLVRELFRVADDLSPSIVFIDEIDAVGTKRYDANSGGEREIQRTMLELLNQLDGFDSRGDVKVILATNRIESLDPALLRPGRIDRKIEFPLPDIKTRRRIFQIHTSKMTLAEDVNLEEFVMTKDEFSGADIKAICTEAGLLALRERRMKVTHVDFKKAKEKVMFKKKEGVPEGLYM, encoded by the exons ATGGGTCAAGGACCGTCTGGCGGATTGAATCGACAAGGGGATCGGAAACCAGATGGTGGtgacaaaaaagagaagaagttcgAGCCAGCCGCACCACCTGCTCGTGTAGGGAGGAAGCAACGGAGGCAGAAAGGACCTGAAGCGGCGGCGAGGTTGCCGACGGTGACTCCTTCTACCAAATGTAAGCTTAG ATTGCTTAAACTCGAGAGAATCAAGGATTATCTTCTAATGGAGGAAGAGTTTGTGGCGAATCAGGAGAGGTTGAAACCTCAGGAGGAGAAAGCTGAGGAAGATAGATCTAAAGTTGATGATCTTCGTGGTACACCTATGAGTGTTGGCAATCTCGAAGAGCTTATTGATGAGAATCATgccattgtttcttcttctgttggtCCTGAGTATTACGTTGGGATTTTGTCTTTCGTTGATAAGGATCAGCTTGAACCTGGCTGCTCCATTTTGATGCATAACAAG GTACTCTCTGTTGTTGGCATTCTTCAAGATGAAGTGGATCCAATGGTGTCTGTGATGAAAGTGGAGAAAGCTCCTCTGGAGTCATATGCTGACATTGGAGGTTTAGAAGCTCAGATTCAGGAGATTAAGGAAGCTGTTGAGCTACCTTTGACACATCCTGAGTTGTATGAAGATATTGGAATTAAACCACCAAAGGGTGTGATCTTGTATGGTGAACCAGGCACTGGGAAGACATTGCTTGCTAAG GCAGTGGCGAATTCTACATCAGCTACTTTCTTGCGTGTTGTCGGTAGTGAACTGATTCAGAAGTATTTGGGAGATGGTCCCAAGCTTGTGAGGGAGCTTTTCAGGGTTGCCGATGACCTTTCACCTTCTATTGTTTTCATAGACGAGATTGATGCCGTTGGGACTAAGCG GTATGATGCAAACTCAGGTGGTGAACGTGAAATCCAAAGAACCATGTTGGAACTACTGAACCAGCTTGATGGGTTTGATTCAAGAGGAGATGTTAAGGTTATTCTCGCGACAAACAGAATCGAAAGTCTAGACCCGGCACTTCTTAGACCAGGCCGGATCGACAGGAAAATCGAGTTCCCTCTTCCAGATATCAAAACAAGGAGACGTATCTTCCAG ATACACACATCAAAGATGACTTTAGCTGAAGATGTGAACTTAGAAGAATTTGTAATGACGAAAGACGAGTTCTCAGGAGCTGATATTAAGGCGATATGCACAGAAGCTGGTCTGCTTGCTCTTAGAGAGCGCCGAATGAAA GTGACGCATGTGGACTTCAAGAAGGCGAAGGAGAAGGTAATgttcaagaagaaagaaggtGTTCCTGAAGGTCTTTACATGTGA
- the LOC104747927 gene encoding protein CONTINUOUS VASCULAR RING 1, with protein MGDEKPAVVMANRERDRELLIPVADSGEKDDGPSKPSSSASSSSSSSSSSSHQSSHETLSLFIRGWASKKFMTGCVILLPIAITFYITWWFIHFVDGFFSPIYAQLGINVFGFGFLTSIAFIFLVGVFMSSWLGASVLNLGEWFIKRMPFVRHIYNASKQISTAISPDQNTQAFKEVAIIRHPRIGEYAFGFITSTVVLQNYPTEEELCCVYVPTNHLYIGDILLVNSNDVIRPNLSVREGIEIVVSGGMSMPQILSTLDKPSASIDRTTSL; from the exons ATGGGGGACGAGAAGCCGGCGGTTGTGATGGCCAATCGAGAAAGAGATCGAGAGCTTCTGATTCCCGTCGCTGATTCCGGCGAAAAAGACGATGGTCCTTCgaagccttcttcttctgcttcctcttcctcttcttcttcttcttcttcttcgcatcAATCCAGCCACGAG ACTTTAAGCTTGTTCATTAGGGGTTGGGCGTCCAAGAAGTTCATGACAGGCTG TGTTATCCTACTTCCTATTGCAATTACTTTCTATATAACATGGTGGTTTATTCACTTTGTGGATGGATTCTTCTCTCCGATATACGCACAACTTGGAATCAACGTATTTG gttttggttttttgacTTCCATAGCATTCATCTTCTTGGTCGGTGTGTTCATGTCTTCGTGGTTGGGAGCATCGGTTCTGAACTTAGGAGAGTGGTTTATCAAGCGGATGCCATTTGTTCGTCACATCTACAACGCCTCTAAGCAAATCAGCACTGCAATATCTCCTG ATCAAAATACACAAGCTTTCAAGGAAGTTGCAATCATTAGGCATCCCCGAATAGGCGAATATGCATTTGGCTTCATTACATCGACTGTTGTTCTCCAG AACTACCCAACCGAGGAGGAACTTTGCTGTGTATATGTTCCCACAAACCACCTTTATATCGGAGATATACTACTTGTCAACAGTAATGATGTTATCAGGCCGAATCTCTCTGTCCGGGAAGGAATAG AGATTGTTGTATCGGGTGGAATGTCAATGCCACAGATTCTATCGACTCTTGATAAACCTTCGGCCTCAATCGACAGAACTACAAGTCTATAG
- the LOC104747926 gene encoding protein tesmin/TSO1-like CXC 6 has protein sequence MGEGDKLPPKKDEVITQDSMKSARQLDFTHVVHPPHSNQAPVTSAAASSPIPSPAVTATPPITTSQARPVSTTTVLTPIPPPPQPQGLLHVPIRHPAVGVGETRDGTPQKKKQCNCKHSRCLKLYCECFASGTYCDGCNCVNCFNNLEFDTARREAVQTILDRNPNAFKPKIANSPHGGRDSREEVGEPVMLGKHYKGCHCKKSGCLKKYCECFQANILCSENCKCLDCKNFEGSEDRQSLFHGEHSHNMAYLQHVNAAITGAIGSYGFASAPGPKRKKGQEFFYNQGTKDSPTHRLGQANTGRTPSLKTDSRAGGPSKVVYRSLLADIIQPKNVKALCSVLVAVAGEAAKALTEKRLADQKETSVSSSVQDQGQGNNKGTEVEIAASGNQADKSGPEDSSSDGSKGRSLSPDTLALMCDERDTMLMVTASPNGSVEPTSQLPNGGQDQFYAEQEKVVLTKFRDCLNQIISCGELKESNFSSSRMNLDTPAHTAVKVQPVVQQRPVANGVSQTIKQPSQLTTTTPTPTTTPTPTPTPTPTPTPTPTPTTTPTPTPTPTPTPTTTTTTSAQTQLHKTPALSEKKDL, from the exons ATGGGAGAAGGAGACAAACTCCCGCCAAAAAAGGATGAGGTGATTACACAAGACTCGATGAAGTCGGCGAGGCAGCTCGATTTCACTCATGTGGTGCATCCACCTCACTCTAATCAAGCTCCCGTCACATCTGCTGCTGCTTCATCACCAATCCCTTCACCTGCTGTGACGGCTACGCCGCCTATTACTACCAGTCAGGCACGACCTGTTTCGACGACGACGGTGTTGACTCCGATTCCACCGCCGCCACAACCTCAGGGGCTTCTTCACGTCCCAATTAGACATCC GGCTGTGGGTGTAGGGGAAACTAGAGATGGAACCcctcagaagaagaaacagtgTAACTGTAAACACTCACGCTGCTTGAAGCT GTACTGTGAATGCTTTGCATCCGGTACTTACTGTGATGGTTGCAACTGTGTGAATTGTTTCAACAACCTTGAATTTGACACCGCGAGACGAGAAGCTGTTCAAACAATTCTGGATCGGAATCCAAATGCATTCAAGCCTAAGATTGCTAACAGTCCACACGGCGGACGAGATAGCAGG GAGGAGGTTGGTGAACCTGTGATGTTAGGGAAACACTACAAAGGCTGTCACTGCAAGAAATCAGGATGTCTTAAGAAGTATTGTGAGTGCTTTCAAGCAAATATTCTTTGTTCTGAGAACTGTAAATGTTTGGATTGCAAAAACTTTGAAGGAAGTGAAGATAGACAGTCGCTCTTTCACGGTGAACATTCCCACAACATGGCTTATCTCCAACACGTTAATGCTGCCATAACTGGAGCTATCGGTTCCTATGGCTTTGCATCTGCTCCAGGTCCTAAGAGAAAGAAAGGTCAGGAGTTTTTCTACAACCAAGGAACCAAAGATTCACCAACTCATAGGCTTGGCCAG GCAAATACTGGAAGAACCCCATCTTTGAAAACTGATTCTCGTGCTGGAGGCCCATCCAAAGTTGTATATAG GTCTCTTTTGGCAGACATTATTCAACCGAAGAATGTGAAAGCACTCTGTTCTGTTCTGGTTGCTGTAGCTGGGGAAGCTGCAAAGGCATTAACAGAAAAACGGTTAGCAGATCAGAAAGAAACCTCCGTGTCTTCTTCTGTGCAAGATCAAGGACAAGGCAATAATAAAGGTACCGAGGTTGAGATAGCTGCGAGTGGAAATCAAGCTGATAAATCTGGTCCAGAGGATTCCAGTTCAGATGGCTCCAAAGGGAGGTCACTATCTCCAGACACTTTGGCATTGATGTGTGACGAACGAGACACTATGTTAATGGTTACAGCTTCACCTAATGGTTCGGTGGAGCCTACCTCACAGCTACCAAACGGCGGGCAAGACCAGTTTTATGCAGAACAGGAGAAAGTAGTGTTAACCAAGTTCCGTGACTGCCTTAACCAGATTATTTCTTGCGGAGAATTAAAAG aATCAAATTTTTCTTCGTCAAGAATGAATCTAGATACACCTGCGCACACTGCCGTCAAAGTCCAGCCAGTGGTTCAACAAAGACCAGTTGCGAATGGAGTTTCTCAAACCATAAAGCAACCTTCCCagctaacaacaacaacaccaacaccaacaacaacaccaacaccaacaccaacaccaacaccaacaccaacaccaacaccaacaccaacaacaacaccaacaccaacaccaacaccaacaccaacaccaacaacaacaacaactacatcCGCACAAACTCAACTTCATAAAACTCCAGCTTTGTCTGAGAAGAAAGACCTCTGA